One genomic segment of Desulfovibrio aminophilus includes these proteins:
- a CDS encoding terminase large subunit domain-containing protein yields MAPRKKAKAPEAPALEAPAPETAPRASALYAPHRWQAEIESRLKRFSVLVCHRRFGKTVLSVNRLIAAALSTDRPDWRGAYIAPYCKQAKTVVWDYLKRYCGPDSGVEARFSESELRADLANGARIRLLGANDPDSLRGVYLDGAVFDEMAQMPLRVWSEVIRPALADRKGWALFIGTPQGRNVFHDLFRRAQRDPDWYAGLYRASFTGLLDPDELAAAQREMSPEEYEQEFECSFTAAVRGAYFGGLMADLERDGRLGGVPHDPAMPVHTAWDLGMSDSTAVWFFQAAPGGEIRLVDYYENSGVGLDHYARVLGDKPYTYGSHIAPHDIRVRELGTGKSRLEMARSLGLRFEVCPNIPLADGINAVRALLPRCRFDAGRCEQGVEALRHYRREYSDRMNAFRPLPLHDWTSHATDAFRYLAVGFRPARSGSLPQRTINDFNPFGREK; encoded by the coding sequence ATGGCCCCGAGGAAGAAGGCCAAGGCCCCGGAGGCTCCGGCGCTTGAAGCCCCGGCCCCGGAAACGGCTCCCAGGGCGTCCGCGCTCTACGCCCCGCACCGCTGGCAGGCCGAGATCGAGTCGCGGCTGAAACGTTTTTCCGTGCTCGTCTGCCACCGTCGCTTCGGCAAGACCGTGCTCTCGGTGAACCGGCTCATCGCGGCGGCGCTCTCCACGGACCGGCCGGACTGGCGCGGGGCCTACATCGCGCCCTACTGCAAGCAGGCCAAGACCGTGGTCTGGGACTATCTCAAGCGCTACTGCGGGCCGGACTCCGGCGTGGAGGCCCGTTTCAGCGAGTCCGAGCTGCGCGCGGACCTGGCCAACGGCGCGCGCATCCGCCTGCTGGGGGCCAACGACCCGGACTCCCTGCGCGGGGTCTACCTGGACGGCGCGGTGTTCGACGAGATGGCCCAGATGCCGCTGCGGGTCTGGAGCGAGGTCATCCGCCCGGCCCTGGCCGACCGCAAGGGCTGGGCCCTGTTCATCGGCACGCCCCAGGGCCGCAACGTCTTCCACGACCTCTTCCGCCGGGCCCAGCGCGACCCGGACTGGTACGCCGGGCTCTACCGGGCGAGCTTCACCGGCCTGCTGGACCCGGACGAGCTGGCCGCCGCCCAGCGGGAGATGAGCCCCGAGGAGTACGAGCAGGAATTCGAGTGCTCGTTCACGGCGGCGGTGCGCGGGGCCTACTTCGGCGGGCTCATGGCCGACCTGGAGCGCGACGGCCGCCTGGGCGGGGTTCCCCACGACCCGGCCATGCCCGTGCACACGGCCTGGGACCTGGGCATGTCCGACTCCACGGCGGTCTGGTTCTTCCAGGCCGCGCCCGGCGGAGAAATCCGGCTGGTGGACTACTACGAGAACTCCGGCGTGGGCCTGGACCACTACGCCCGGGTGCTGGGCGACAAGCCCTACACCTACGGCAGCCACATCGCGCCCCACGACATCCGCGTGCGCGAGCTGGGCACGGGCAAGTCCCGGCTGGAAATGGCCCGAAGCCTGGGCCTGCGCTTCGAGGTCTGCCCGAACATCCCCCTGGCCGACGGCATCAACGCGGTGCGCGCCCTGCTGCCGCGCTGCCGCTTCGACGCCGGGCGCTGCGAGCAGGGCGTGGAGGCCCTGCGCCACTACCGCCGCGAGTACTCGGACCGGATGAACGCCTTCCGGCCCCTGCCGCTGCACGACTGGACGAGCCACGCCACGGACGCCTTCCGCTACCTGGCGGTGGGTTTCCGCCCGGCCCGCTCGGGCAGCCTGCCCCAGCGCACCATCAACGACTTCAACCCCTTCGGGAGGGAGAAATGA